A portion of the Corynebacterium occultum genome contains these proteins:
- a CDS encoding DUF368 domain-containing protein, whose product MTTTPQHVYPRRARNTFLSTLANLIRGALIGMAELVPGISGGTVALVVGIYERALATGNALIDVARTAVKDRARLSLAIAKVDWLFLAAVGIGMVFMVFTMSTVLSNFVEDYPQIARGLFLGMVAMSIWVPLGMVDPKDLRRKLPLAIFLFIFGAVISFIGTGFTSAPQENPSLTIIFLAAAVAVCALVMPGISGSFFLLAVGLYAPIMSSLSNREWDVIGVFILGALLGVILFIKALTWILENYRTVTLVFMSGLMLGSLRALWPWQSSDAELLAPSGQVWGVVGMIVLGAVVVLGFIIAERFGPKESVVLEETKPV is encoded by the coding sequence ATGACAACCACACCACAGCACGTCTATCCGAGACGGGCGAGAAACACCTTCCTCAGTACCCTTGCCAACCTGATCCGGGGTGCCCTGATCGGCATGGCCGAACTTGTCCCCGGCATCTCGGGTGGCACCGTGGCACTGGTTGTCGGCATCTATGAGCGGGCCCTGGCGACCGGCAACGCGCTTATTGACGTCGCGCGCACCGCGGTCAAGGACCGCGCCCGCCTGTCCCTGGCCATCGCCAAGGTGGACTGGCTCTTCCTCGCCGCAGTCGGCATCGGCATGGTCTTCATGGTCTTCACCATGTCCACCGTCCTCTCCAACTTCGTGGAGGACTACCCGCAGATCGCCCGCGGCCTCTTCCTGGGCATGGTCGCCATGTCCATCTGGGTGCCGTTGGGCATGGTGGATCCGAAAGATCTGCGCCGCAAGCTGCCGCTGGCGATCTTCCTCTTCATCTTCGGTGCAGTCATCTCCTTCATCGGCACCGGCTTCACTTCCGCACCGCAGGAGAACCCCAGCCTGACCATCATCTTCCTGGCCGCCGCCGTCGCGGTCTGCGCCCTGGTGATGCCAGGCATCTCCGGTTCCTTCTTCCTGCTCGCCGTGGGCCTCTACGCCCCGATCATGTCCTCCCTCTCCAACCGGGAGTGGGATGTCATCGGTGTGTTCATCCTCGGCGCCCTGCTCGGTGTCATCCTCTTCATCAAGGCCCTGACCTGGATTCTGGAAAATTACCGCACCGTCACCCTGGTGTTCATGTCCGGCCTGATGCTCGGTTCCCTGCGTGCCCTCTGGCCGTGGCAGAGCTCCGATGCGGAACTGCTCGCCCCCTCTGGCCAAGTCTGGGGTGTGGTCGGCATGATCGTTCTGGGTGCTGTGGTGGTGCTGGGCTTCATCATCGCCGAGCGTTTCGGCCCGAAGGAGTCCGTGGTGCTCGAGGAGACCAAACCCGTCTAA